A region from the Sutcliffiella horikoshii genome encodes:
- a CDS encoding thiazole synthase codes for MLKIGSYSFNSRLLLGTGKYPDFDIQKQAVDVSESEILTFAVRRMNIFEASQPNFLEKLDLEKYTLLPNTAGAKTAEEAVRIAKLAKASGLCDMIKVEVIGCWKTLLPDPVETLKATEELLKEGFTVLPYTSDDVVLARKLEELGAHAIMPGASPIGSGQGIINELNLGFIIEQSNVPVIVDAGIGSPADAAKAMELGADGVLLNTAVSAAKNPVKMAEAMKLAIEAGRLGYEAGRMEKKRYATASSPSEGMSVG; via the coding sequence ATGTTGAAAATTGGTTCATATTCCTTTAATTCCAGGTTGTTGTTAGGAACAGGGAAGTACCCAGACTTTGATATCCAAAAGCAGGCGGTGGATGTTTCAGAATCGGAAATACTGACATTCGCGGTTAGAAGAATGAACATCTTTGAAGCAAGTCAGCCAAACTTTCTGGAAAAGTTAGATTTGGAGAAATACACGCTATTACCGAACACAGCAGGTGCCAAAACGGCGGAAGAAGCTGTAAGAATTGCCAAGCTTGCGAAGGCTTCCGGGCTTTGCGACATGATTAAGGTGGAAGTAATCGGTTGTTGGAAAACACTATTGCCAGATCCGGTCGAAACGTTGAAGGCAACGGAAGAACTTTTAAAAGAAGGCTTTACGGTGCTTCCTTATACTTCAGATGATGTAGTGCTTGCTAGAAAACTAGAAGAACTTGGGGCCCACGCCATCATGCCAGGTGCTTCTCCAATCGGTTCCGGACAAGGAATTATCAACGAATTGAACTTAGGATTTATCATTGAACAGTCCAATGTACCGGTTATCGTGGATGCAGGAATCGGTTCACCAGCAGATGCTGCAAAGGCGATGGAGTTGGGAGCCGATGGTGTGCTATTGAATACGGCTGTTTCCGCAGCAAAAAATCCCGTGAAAATGGCAGAGGCTATGAAACTTGCAATTGAAGCTGGGCGTCTGGGGTATGAGGCTGGAAGAATGGAGAAGAAACGTTACGCGACAGCCAGCAGTCCAAGTGAAGGAATGAGTGTGGGGTAA
- a CDS encoding MoeB/ThiF family adenylyltransferase, with product MDRYSRQTLFAPIGAAGQKSIGAKHVLLIGAGALGTGNAEALVRAGVGKITIIDRDYVEWSNLQRQQLYCEKDAREKMPKAVAAKERLQLINSEVEINAYIADVTVDMLDALVKKEGFDLLLDATDNFDIRMIMNDISQKHGVPWIYGACVGSYGISFTIFPGESPCLQCLLKTVPLGGATCDTVGIIAPAVGMVVAHQVADALKILSGNGRDCNRKLVSFDLWKGQYVSLNVEKLKDPECLSCGENQTYPHLSFENQTKTAVLCGRDSVQIRPAETMPEGRNLGVLKELLITQGISVESNPYLMSFHVEGHRLVAFQDGRVLVHGTKDIARAKTLYHRYLG from the coding sequence ATGGATCGATATTCACGTCAGACTCTGTTCGCACCGATTGGAGCGGCTGGTCAAAAAAGCATCGGTGCGAAACACGTGTTGCTCATCGGTGCTGGGGCATTGGGCACGGGAAATGCGGAGGCACTGGTGAGAGCTGGAGTCGGAAAAATCACCATCATAGACAGGGATTATGTGGAGTGGAGCAACCTTCAACGTCAACAGCTTTATTGCGAAAAGGATGCTCGTGAAAAAATGCCAAAAGCGGTGGCAGCAAAGGAACGGCTACAGCTGATCAATTCAGAAGTGGAAATAAATGCGTACATTGCGGATGTAACGGTAGATATGTTGGATGCACTGGTGAAAAAAGAGGGGTTTGACCTATTGCTTGATGCAACCGATAACTTTGATATCCGCATGATTATGAATGATATTAGTCAAAAGCATGGTGTTCCTTGGATATATGGTGCGTGTGTGGGAAGTTACGGTATCTCTTTTACGATTTTTCCAGGCGAAAGCCCCTGCTTGCAGTGTTTGCTGAAAACCGTTCCACTGGGAGGGGCAACCTGCGATACAGTCGGAATTATTGCCCCGGCTGTGGGGATGGTGGTCGCGCATCAAGTTGCAGATGCGTTGAAAATTCTTTCTGGGAACGGAAGGGACTGCAATCGTAAGCTCGTTTCCTTCGATCTATGGAAAGGACAGTATGTCTCCTTGAATGTAGAAAAATTGAAGGACCCTGAGTGCTTAAGTTGTGGAGAAAATCAGACGTATCCTCATCTATCTTTTGAAAACCAGACGAAAACGGCTGTCCTCTGCGGAAGGGATTCTGTGCAGATAAGGCCGGCGGAAACAATGCCAGAAGGAAGAAATCTGGGGGTTCTTAAAGAACTTTTAATAACTCAGGGAATAAGCGTAGAATCAAATCCTTACTTGATGTCCTTTCATGTTGAAGGCCATCGTTTGGTAGCTTTCCAAGACGGTAGAGTGCTAGTTCATGGAACAAAAGATATTGCTAGAGCGAAAACTTTGTATCACCGATATTTAGGATAA
- the thiD gene encoding bifunctional hydroxymethylpyrimidine kinase/phosphomethylpyrimidine kinase: MVAKVLTIAGSDSGGGAGIQADIKTFQELDVYGMSAITALTAQNTLGVQSVYPIPVDMVLEQLHSIAEDLRPDALKTGMLFSSVIIEAVAGKIAEHGWGNVVVDPVMIAKGGARLLQEDAIRAIREKLLPLATVTTPNIPEAEVLTEMTLDTIDRRKEAARMLHRLGSSYVVIKGGHGEEDELIDLVYDGSSFLELKSMRIDTRHTHGTGCTFAAAIAAGLAKGCKAEDAIVTAKRFIHLAIEIELGIGSGHGPTNHWAYRKAGVGV, translated from the coding sequence ATGGTAGCAAAAGTATTAACAATTGCAGGTTCCGATAGTGGCGGAGGGGCCGGCATCCAGGCAGATATCAAAACGTTCCAGGAGCTGGATGTGTATGGGATGTCGGCCATCACCGCCTTGACCGCTCAAAACACATTAGGGGTCCAAAGCGTCTATCCGATTCCTGTGGACATGGTGTTGGAGCAATTGCATTCCATTGCAGAGGATTTACGTCCGGATGCTTTAAAGACCGGCATGCTTTTCAGCAGCGTCATCATAGAGGCTGTAGCCGGAAAAATTGCAGAACATGGCTGGGGGAATGTCGTGGTGGATCCCGTCATGATAGCCAAAGGCGGGGCAAGACTTTTACAGGAGGATGCCATTAGGGCCATCCGGGAAAAACTTTTACCGCTAGCAACCGTTACAACGCCAAATATCCCTGAAGCAGAAGTGCTGACGGAAATGACGCTGGATACAATAGACAGGAGAAAGGAAGCGGCCCGAATGCTTCACCGACTCGGATCTTCCTATGTTGTCATCAAAGGCGGGCATGGGGAAGAAGATGAGCTGATTGACCTTGTTTATGATGGCAGTAGCTTTTTGGAGTTGAAAAGTATGCGCATAGATACAAGGCATACTCATGGAACAGGGTGTACGTTCGCGGCGGCTATTGCGGCTGGACTTGCTAAAGGTTGTAAAGCAGAGGATGCCATCGTGACGGCTAAACGATTTATTCATCTTGCCATTGAGATAGAGCTTGGTATTGGAAGTGGTCATGGCCCGACTAATCATTGGGCATACCGAAAAGCAGGTGTAGGGGTATGA
- the thiE gene encoding thiamine phosphate synthase, with the protein MKREWLNLYFVMGSTDCDGRDPRVVLQEAINGGVSFFQFREKGNGAKVGMEKRKLARELKEICKRHDVPFIVNDDIDLALEVEADGVHIGQEDTPFSVVEERLAPGMIIGVSCHTVEEAAAAVDDGADYIGVGPMYFTATKKDIREVKGPEVIREIRNAGLKVPIVGIGGINAGNALDVLEAGADGVAVISAISKAESALEAAKEFSRIHNIVTK; encoded by the coding sequence ATGAAGAGGGAGTGGCTGAACCTATATTTTGTGATGGGGAGTACTGATTGTGATGGTCGCGATCCTAGGGTTGTGCTGCAGGAAGCAATCAACGGAGGTGTAAGTTTTTTTCAGTTTCGTGAAAAAGGGAATGGTGCCAAGGTAGGGATGGAAAAAAGGAAGCTTGCACGGGAGCTTAAGGAAATCTGTAAGAGGCATGACGTCCCGTTTATTGTGAATGATGACATTGATTTAGCTTTGGAGGTTGAAGCGGATGGCGTGCATATTGGGCAAGAAGATACACCTTTTTCAGTGGTGGAGGAACGTCTAGCACCTGGGATGATTATCGGTGTTTCTTGTCACACAGTGGAAGAGGCTGCAGCGGCTGTGGATGATGGTGCAGATTATATCGGAGTCGGACCTATGTACTTTACTGCCACAAAAAAGGACATCAGGGAAGTGAAGGGGCCGGAGGTAATCAGGGAGATTAGGAACGCTGGTTTGAAGGTTCCCATTGTGGGAATCGGCGGCATCAATGCGGGAAACGCGTTGGATGTGTTAGAGGCTGGGGCCGATGGAGTTGCGGTGATTTCTGCCATCTCAAAAGCGGAATCGGCTTTGGAAGCAGCAAAAGAGTTTAGTCGTATTCACAACATTGTCACAAAATAA
- the hmpA gene encoding NO-inducible flavohemoprotein encodes MLSSNTIQIVKSTAPVLAVKGEEITTHFYKTLFTNHPELLNIFNHANQKKGRQQTALANTIYAAATYIDQLEVLLPAVKQIAHKHRSLAVKPEHYPIVGEHLLEAIKAVLGDAATDEIIEAWGEAYGVIADVFISVEKEMYEAAAQQNAGWEDFKNFEVVEKVEESELITSFYLKPSDGSAVPSFTPGQYITIRLSIPGEKNLFNRQYSLSDASNGEYFRISVKKENSDPSGAVSNYLHDHVETGNTVEVTAPAGDFVLETNQDSPVYLISGGVGITPMLSMLKTIAKEQPARPTTFIHAARNGSVHAFKDEVRETIDIMENGKKLFVYENPSDEDVRLGAFHEQGYITENMLKALNIDKDAQYYVCGPVPFMKFVISMLGKLGVAEDNIRYEFFGPSIDMMKEEEVVVK; translated from the coding sequence ATGCTTAGCTCAAATACTATACAAATTGTAAAATCAACTGCTCCAGTCTTAGCCGTAAAAGGTGAGGAGATTACTACTCATTTCTATAAAACACTATTCACCAACCATCCAGAGTTATTAAATATTTTTAATCACGCCAATCAAAAGAAAGGCCGTCAGCAAACCGCTTTAGCCAACACGATTTACGCAGCAGCTACTTACATCGATCAGTTGGAAGTCCTTTTGCCAGCTGTAAAACAGATTGCCCACAAACATAGAAGTTTAGCAGTTAAACCTGAACATTATCCTATAGTCGGTGAACATTTACTTGAAGCAATCAAGGCTGTTCTAGGTGATGCAGCGACAGATGAAATTATTGAAGCATGGGGAGAAGCTTATGGAGTTATCGCTGACGTATTCATTTCAGTTGAGAAGGAAATGTATGAAGCAGCCGCTCAACAGAATGCCGGCTGGGAAGATTTCAAAAACTTTGAAGTGGTGGAAAAGGTCGAGGAAAGCGAACTGATTACTTCCTTCTATTTGAAGCCGTCCGACGGTTCTGCTGTTCCGTCCTTCACTCCTGGCCAATACATTACAATCAGACTTTCCATCCCTGGAGAAAAGAATTTATTCAACCGCCAATATAGCTTGTCAGATGCATCTAATGGCGAATATTTTAGAATATCTGTCAAAAAAGAAAATAGCGATCCGAGTGGGGCCGTTTCCAATTATCTTCATGACCATGTGGAAACAGGAAATACAGTGGAAGTGACTGCACCAGCAGGTGACTTCGTCCTTGAAACAAACCAAGACTCACCTGTTTACTTAATAAGCGGTGGTGTTGGTATCACCCCAATGCTAAGTATGTTGAAGACCATTGCCAAAGAACAACCGGCAAGACCAACCACTTTCATTCATGCTGCGAGAAATGGCTCTGTACATGCATTTAAAGATGAAGTCAGAGAAACCATTGATATAATGGAAAACGGGAAAAAGTTATTTGTTTATGAAAACCCTTCAGATGAGGATGTAAGATTAGGAGCTTTCCATGAACAAGGTTACATCACGGAAAACATGTTAAAAGCATTAAACATCGATAAAGATGCTCAGTATTATGTGTGTGGACCAGTTCCATTCATGAAGTTTGTCATCTCCATGCTTGGTAAACTTGGAGTCGCTGAGGATAATATCAGATACGAGTTTTTCGGACCTTCCATTGATATGATGAAGGAAGAAGAAGTAGTAGTAAAATAA
- a CDS encoding cold-shock protein, giving the protein MLQGTVKWFNAEKGFGFIERQDGDDVFVHFSAIQGEGFKSLEEGQSVTFEIVQGNRGDQAANVNKA; this is encoded by the coding sequence ATGTTACAAGGTACAGTAAAATGGTTTAACGCAGAAAAAGGTTTCGGATTCATCGAGCGCCAAGACGGAGACGACGTATTCGTTCACTTCTCAGCAATCCAAGGCGAAGGTTTCAAATCTTTAGAAGAAGGTCAATCTGTTACATTTGAAATCGTTCAAGGTAACCGTGGCGACCAAGCTGCTAACGTTAACAAAGCATAA
- a CDS encoding ABC transporter ATP-binding protein — translation MFSVLGKLGWFFKEHWKRYTVAIALLIFAGFLEVIPPKMIGMAIDDIQVGAFTPEKLMQYVIFLTILAIVIYGITYTWMYQLFGSSFLVERSLRSKLMGHLLKMTPTFYEKNRTGDLMARATNDLKAISTTAGFGVLTLIDSSVFMLIILGTMGFMISWKLTLAAIIPLPLMAIAMNIYGKKIHQRFTEAQDAFGDMNDKVLESIAGVRVIRAYVQERADQGRFHQMTDDVYKKNVKVAIIDSLFEPTIKLLVGASYLIGLGYGAYLVFHKSITLGELVAFNVYLGMLIWPMFAIGELINVMQRGNASLDRVNETLAYKEDVRDHHEPIDVSTPSQIEFNQVSFKYPSSTVDNLKNVSFHLKAGQTLGIVGKTGSGKTTLIKQLLREYPLGTGTININEVDLKRIPLHTIQAWIGYVPQDHILFSRSVKENILFGKEDATDEEIAQAIRSSAFEKDLELLPEGLQTLVGEKGVSLSGGQKQRISIARALIADPEILILDDSLSAVDAKTEATIIENIRNERAEKTTLITTHRLSGVQHADWIIVLEDGEIVESGMHDQLMAIGGWYKEQFERQQVQSPKGGEVLT, via the coding sequence ATGTTTTCAGTACTAGGAAAATTGGGTTGGTTTTTTAAAGAACATTGGAAGAGATATACAGTAGCAATCGCACTACTTATTTTTGCAGGATTCTTAGAGGTTATTCCGCCGAAGATGATTGGAATGGCCATTGATGATATACAAGTAGGTGCCTTCACGCCTGAAAAATTAATGCAATACGTAATTTTTCTGACCATACTTGCGATTGTCATTTATGGGATCACCTATACTTGGATGTATCAGCTTTTTGGGAGCTCCTTCTTGGTGGAAAGATCACTAAGATCGAAATTGATGGGCCATCTGCTAAAGATGACACCTACTTTTTATGAGAAAAATCGTACAGGGGATTTAATGGCCAGGGCAACGAATGACTTAAAAGCCATATCCACTACAGCGGGTTTCGGAGTTTTAACACTCATTGATTCAAGTGTGTTCATGCTGATCATCTTGGGGACGATGGGTTTTATGATAAGTTGGAAGCTGACGTTAGCAGCTATCATTCCACTACCACTTATGGCAATTGCCATGAATATATATGGAAAGAAAATTCATCAGCGCTTTACAGAGGCACAAGATGCTTTTGGAGATATGAATGACAAAGTACTTGAATCCATTGCCGGGGTCAGAGTAATTCGCGCCTATGTACAGGAAAGAGCGGATCAGGGCAGGTTTCATCAGATGACAGATGATGTGTATAAGAAAAATGTAAAGGTTGCCATCATTGATTCTCTCTTTGAGCCGACCATTAAATTGCTTGTCGGGGCAAGTTACCTGATTGGCCTCGGATACGGTGCTTACTTGGTCTTCCATAAATCAATTACATTAGGCGAACTTGTGGCGTTCAATGTTTATTTAGGAATGTTAATTTGGCCGATGTTTGCAATAGGTGAACTGATCAACGTCATGCAAAGGGGAAATGCATCGCTCGATCGTGTTAACGAGACACTGGCTTACAAAGAGGATGTCCGGGATCACCATGAACCGATAGATGTTTCTACTCCTTCCCAAATTGAATTCAATCAAGTTTCTTTTAAGTACCCTTCCTCTACAGTGGATAATTTAAAGAATGTTTCTTTCCATTTGAAAGCAGGGCAAACACTTGGGATTGTCGGGAAAACAGGAAGCGGGAAAACAACACTAATTAAGCAACTTTTAAGAGAGTATCCACTTGGTACGGGTACCATCAATATAAATGAGGTGGATCTGAAAAGAATTCCGTTGCATACCATTCAAGCTTGGATTGGCTATGTGCCACAGGATCATATCCTATTTTCGAGGTCTGTCAAAGAAAACATCTTATTTGGAAAAGAAGATGCGACGGATGAGGAAATTGCGCAAGCGATCAGATCATCTGCTTTTGAAAAAGATCTTGAATTGCTTCCGGAAGGATTGCAGACCTTGGTTGGAGAAAAAGGTGTATCGTTATCGGGAGGACAAAAACAACGTATTTCTATTGCACGGGCCCTTATTGCTGATCCTGAAATTTTGATACTTGATGATTCTTTATCAGCAGTAGATGCGAAAACAGAAGCAACAATCATTGAAAATATTAGAAATGAACGCGCTGAAAAAACAACATTAATTACCACACACCGATTGTCTGGTGTGCAACATGCGGACTGGATTATTGTGTTGGAGGATGGAGAAATAGTAGAATCCGGAATGCATGACCAGCTCATGGCCATTGGAGGCTGGTACAAAGAACAGTTTGAAAGGCAGCAAGTTCAATCGCCAAAAGGAGGCGAGGTTTTAACATGA
- a CDS encoding ABC transporter ATP-binding protein gives MKDIKEIKSGKRLFQYALTQKRIIIIALLMLSVAVAAELTGPFIAKRMIDNHILGIEKAWIETEQDGENRVYFEGKYYGREDREAGNTTPENTVRILQVGREYYFLPSDIRFDGERSAENGEVTIRRGEEEQSYPAQRLTNSELVNFYQPEVKYIIYLVGLYFGLLVLASFFQYGQSYYLQTSANRIIQKMREDVFGQIQKLPIQYFDHLPAGKVVSRITNDTETIKELYVTVLATFFSGLIYITGIYIALFLLDMRLALICLTLIPILIVWFIFYRKYASVYNHKIRALLSDINGNINESIQGMTIIQAFRRQKKATEEFEGWNEQHFTYQNKLLSLNALTSHNLVGVLRNISFVVVIWYFGGASLGIGTIVSLGVLYAFVDYLGRMFGPITGMVNQLANLEQARVSAVRVFELMDEAGVQVSDVKHPRYEGNVSFESVWFGYKENEYVLKDISFTASKGETVALVGHTGSGKSSIMNLLFRFYDIEKGKIVIDGQNIQELPKQAIRQHMGIVLQDPFLFTGTISSNVSLDDPTISTDRVKKALEDVGAMEFINALPKGLEEPVIEKGSTLSSGQRQLISFARALAFDPAILILDEATASIDTETEAVIQQALEVLKKGRTTFIIAHRLSTIKNADQILVLDRGEIVERGNHSELMERKGKYYQMYELQQGSKDLAV, from the coding sequence ATGAAAGACATCAAAGAAATAAAATCAGGCAAACGCCTATTTCAATATGCACTAACACAAAAGAGAATCATCATTATTGCATTGTTGATGCTGTCCGTTGCAGTTGCAGCAGAACTGACTGGTCCTTTTATCGCTAAAAGGATGATTGACAATCATATCCTTGGAATTGAAAAAGCTTGGATTGAAACAGAGCAAGATGGTGAAAATCGAGTATATTTCGAAGGGAAATATTATGGCAGGGAAGACCGGGAAGCTGGGAATACCACCCCAGAGAATACGGTAAGGATTCTTCAGGTCGGCAGAGAGTATTATTTCTTGCCTTCTGACATCCGCTTTGATGGGGAAAGGTCTGCTGAAAATGGTGAGGTCACCATTAGAAGGGGAGAAGAGGAACAAAGCTATCCTGCACAAAGGTTGACTAATAGTGAACTGGTCAACTTTTATCAGCCGGAGGTAAAATATATCATCTATCTTGTAGGTTTATATTTTGGCTTGCTTGTATTGGCATCATTTTTTCAATATGGCCAAAGTTATTACCTTCAGACATCTGCCAACCGCATCATTCAGAAAATGAGAGAAGATGTGTTTGGGCAGATACAGAAATTACCGATACAATACTTTGATCATCTTCCTGCAGGGAAAGTAGTATCAAGGATTACCAATGACACGGAAACGATCAAGGAGTTATATGTGACAGTCCTAGCAACATTCTTTTCGGGACTGATTTATATAACTGGAATTTATATCGCTTTATTTTTACTAGATATGAGGTTGGCGTTAATCTGCTTAACCTTGATACCGATTTTGATTGTCTGGTTTATCTTTTACCGTAAGTATGCCTCCGTATATAATCATAAAATCCGGGCGCTTCTTAGTGATATAAACGGGAATATTAATGAGTCTATTCAAGGGATGACCATCATCCAAGCGTTTAGGCGTCAAAAGAAGGCAACAGAAGAGTTTGAAGGGTGGAATGAACAGCATTTCACTTACCAAAATAAACTGTTAAGTCTAAATGCGTTAACATCCCATAACCTTGTAGGCGTACTTAGAAACATTTCATTTGTCGTCGTGATTTGGTATTTCGGAGGTGCTTCCTTAGGGATTGGAACCATTGTTTCATTAGGTGTTTTATATGCATTTGTTGACTATCTAGGTAGAATGTTCGGCCCAATTACCGGAATGGTCAATCAGTTGGCAAACCTGGAACAGGCACGTGTGTCTGCGGTCCGCGTGTTTGAATTGATGGATGAGGCTGGAGTTCAGGTTTCCGATGTAAAACATCCGCGCTATGAAGGGAATGTCTCCTTCGAGTCTGTCTGGTTTGGTTACAAGGAAAACGAATATGTGTTAAAGGATATTTCTTTTACAGCTTCAAAGGGGGAGACAGTAGCCCTGGTCGGACATACTGGTTCAGGAAAGAGCTCCATAATGAATCTCTTATTCCGTTTTTATGATATTGAAAAGGGAAAAATCGTCATTGATGGGCAAAACATTCAGGAACTGCCCAAACAGGCAATCAGGCAGCACATGGGAATCGTACTTCAGGATCCGTTCTTGTTCACCGGGACCATTTCCTCCAATGTAAGCCTGGATGATCCAACTATCTCCACCGATCGTGTGAAAAAGGCGCTAGAGGATGTAGGTGCAATGGAATTTATCAATGCTTTGCCAAAAGGATTGGAGGAACCAGTTATTGAGAAAGGGAGTACATTATCTTCCGGACAACGTCAACTGATTTCCTTCGCACGTGCGCTTGCGTTTGATCCGGCTATCTTAATTCTTGACGAAGCGACAGCCAGTATTGATACAGAAACAGAAGCCGTCATTCAGCAGGCGTTGGAGGTATTGAAGAAAGGAAGAACCACTTTCATCATTGCTCACCGCCTTTCTACTATTAAAAACGCAGACCAGATTCTTGTACTTGACCGTGGGGAAATAGTCGAGCGAGGCAATCATTCAGAATTAATGGAGAGAAAAGGAAAGTATTATCAGATGTACGAATTACAGCAGGGTAGCAAGGATCTTGCTGTCTAA
- a CDS encoding amino acid ABC transporter substrate-binding protein gives MKKILSIFTLLLLSAVVLTACGTTNNNGATGDAPKEETDSLLSKVEEEGELLVGTEGTYPPFTFHDESGKLTGFDVEIAEAIAEKMGVEVKFMETQWDAMFAGLDSKRFDMIANQVGIREDRLEKYDFSDHYITSAAVLVAKEGNNEIKSFEDIEGKKSAQSLTSNYADIAREYKAEIEGVEGFNQAVELINSNRVDVTINDKLSVLDFQKNRPNAQIKIVDEAGDAAQSGMMFRKGSDELVEAVNKALAEIIEDGTYEEISEKWFGENVLN, from the coding sequence ATGAAGAAAATTTTATCTATATTCACATTACTTTTACTATCTGCAGTAGTGTTAACTGCATGTGGTACAACTAATAATAACGGTGCTACAGGAGATGCTCCGAAAGAAGAAACGGATAGTCTTCTTAGCAAGGTGGAAGAAGAAGGGGAACTTCTAGTTGGAACAGAAGGTACATACCCTCCATTTACATTCCATGATGAGTCTGGAAAGTTGACAGGTTTTGATGTGGAAATAGCAGAAGCGATTGCTGAAAAGATGGGTGTAGAAGTAAAGTTCATGGAAACACAATGGGATGCTATGTTTGCAGGTCTTGACTCTAAGCGTTTTGATATGATTGCGAACCAAGTGGGAATCCGTGAAGACCGTTTAGAAAAATATGATTTCTCTGACCACTATATTACTTCAGCTGCGGTCCTAGTAGCAAAAGAAGGTAATAATGAAATAAAAAGTTTTGAAGATATTGAAGGCAAGAAGTCTGCGCAATCTTTGACAAGTAATTATGCAGATATCGCGCGTGAGTATAAAGCTGAAATTGAAGGCGTTGAAGGATTTAACCAAGCAGTAGAATTAATTAACTCCAATCGTGTTGATGTAACAATCAATGATAAATTATCTGTTCTTGATTTCCAAAAGAACCGTCCGAATGCTCAAATTAAAATTGTTGATGAAGCAGGAGATGCAGCACAAAGTGGTATGATGTTCCGCAAAGGCAGTGATGAATTAGTAGAAGCGGTAAATAAAGCTCTTGCTGAAATTATTGAAGACGGAACATACGAAGAAATCTCAGAGAAATGGTTTGGTGAAAATGTACTTAACTAA
- a CDS encoding amino acid ABC transporter permease, which yields MYLTNILTDPERLDRWMTIAQSSLLPLLKGALSNTIPLTLLSFSFGLMIAILTALARISPIKPLQIVARIYVSIIRGTPLLVQLFIIFYGLPSIGVTIDSFPAAVIAFSLNVGAYASEIIRAAILSTPKGQWEAAYSMGMSYPQALRRIILPQAARVSIPPLSNSFISLVKDTSLASLILVTEMFRVAQQIAATNYEFLLLYAQAGAIYWVICFCLSLVQGRVERRLDRYVAK from the coding sequence ATGTACTTAACTAATATCCTGACAGATCCGGAACGTTTAGATAGATGGATGACCATCGCACAAAGCTCCCTTCTTCCTTTGTTGAAGGGGGCTTTGTCTAATACAATCCCGTTGACACTGCTTTCATTCAGTTTTGGATTAATGATAGCCATTTTAACGGCATTGGCACGAATATCGCCGATTAAACCATTACAGATTGTAGCAAGAATTTATGTCTCGATTATTCGTGGAACCCCACTTTTAGTGCAATTATTTATTATTTTCTATGGATTGCCTTCCATCGGGGTTACCATCGATTCTTTTCCAGCAGCAGTAATTGCATTTTCCTTAAATGTAGGAGCATATGCATCGGAAATAATTCGGGCTGCGATTCTTTCCACACCAAAAGGACAATGGGAAGCGGCATATTCTATGGGGATGAGTTATCCTCAAGCGCTTAGACGGATCATATTGCCACAGGCAGCAAGAGTTTCTATACCACCATTGTCTAATTCATTTATTAGTTTGGTAAAGGATACATCGCTTGCTTCCTTGATTCTAGTAACAGAGATGTTCAGGGTGGCGCAACAGATTGCTGCAACCAACTATGAATTCCTATTACTTTATGCGCAAGCAGGGGCCATCTATTGGGTAATCTGTTTTTGCTTGTCCCTTGTACAAGGAAGAGTAGAACGTAGATTGGACAGATACGTTGCCAAATAA